The following proteins are encoded in a genomic region of Ostrea edulis chromosome 7, xbOstEdul1.1, whole genome shotgun sequence:
- the LOC125657099 gene encoding uncharacterized protein LOC125657099 produces MNELRVRNLLLDRYNTKFFTLVHKFTRPFTGTPCYSNNLACHPAVGDMRSVLRLKIQNAINSAILAESEDRGIFVGGRRRNRKKKRTKHVKSEKKKAKRPEGGKELPGTRNKNKVVRESSLEEDTKPLIESGFCDSIVSFEDVLGLDLEEEEDIPPLVETDITFGPLVQYTYAVPNIIDYIEQIESTNMPFFKKKQPQETVEQLQEKSNGQLVNTETEQDKTPTEKPQESNPEETKEPETQPKNENEAGDKCDVPSETPEIMQEETDGGTSISPTEDGKATQVNDETKPETTPENTGEDQKPIVVEDGVTTTYQNDVDGVIIEAEQKTTAVTLEQPNGQQNSKESSPLITKDSDVTCLCCTIL; encoded by the exons ATGAACGAGCTCCGAGTACGAAATCTACTTTTGGATCGCTATAACACAAAATTCTTCACGTTGGTTCACAAGTTCACTCGTCCGTTTACTG GGACACCATGCTATTCTAATAACCTCGCCTGCCATCCTGCTGTTGGAGATATGCGAAGTGTGCTGAGATTGAAAATTCAGAATGCTATCAATTCAGCAATTCTTGCCGAGTCTGAGGACCGTGGGATATTTGTAGGGGGTCGGAGGAGAAACCGGAAGAAAAAGAGAACCAAACATG TAAAATCAGAGAAGAAGAAGGCTAAGAGGCCTGAAGGTGGTAAGGAACTCCCCGGTACAAGGAATAAGAACAAAG TTGTCCGGGAGTCGTCATTGGAGGAGGACACCAAGCCCCTGATAGAGTCTGGATTCTGCGACAGTATCGTCTCTTTTGAGGACGTCCTTGGACTTGACCTTGAGGAGGAGGAAGACATACCACCCCTTGTGGAGACCGATATCAcctttgggcctcttgttcagtaCACGTATGCGGTACCAAACATCATTGACTACATCGAACAGATAGAATCTACCAAT ATGCCGTTTTTTAAGAAGAAACAACCACAGGAAACCGTTGAACAGCTTCAAGAAAAATCAAATGGACAGCTGGTAAACACAGAAACTGAACAGGATAAAACACCAACAGAGAAACCCCAAGAAAGCAATCCTGAAGAAACTAAGGAACCGGAAACCCAACCTAAGAACGAAAACGAGGCTGGAGATAAATGTGATGTTCCCTCGGAAACCCCGGAAATAATGCAAGAAGAGACAGACGGTGGCACTTCTATCTCTCCAACAGAGGATGGCAAGGCAACGCAAGTGAATGATGAAACTAAACCCGAGACAACGCCCGAGAATACAGGCGAAGACCAGAAACCGATCGTGGTTGAAGATGGCGTCACCACGACATACCAAAATGATGTCGATGGCGTCATTATTGAAGCAGAACAG AAAACAACTGCTGTTACATTAGAACAACCAAACGGACAGCAAAACTCTAAGGAGTCGTCTCCATTGATAACAAAGGACAGCGACGTCACCTGCCTGTGTTGTACAATTCTTTAA
- the LOC125666483 gene encoding uncharacterized protein LOC125666483, with amino-acid sequence MLNYVNEGNDIINAMQMKSALESHGGIRNTYVSVVDLLAEPQPPLLFGQLKSFQISQFNNFSFQDDGIVAYKAYGIGGKLISAEDMTRISENLLLKDKNLMFSEVQQPDPKPATFQGIKQQDRFSCIDPDCIKVFRKENQLIQHLSIGQHIYDVQKLDTLEDRSKRLWTVQCNELRLDHQNSSSLTVHCDQPSEFRENFGYALKRRKKTSRFSVKLKNHLTALFKNGEQTGKKPNPHTVSRQMRSETDEDGNRIFSPAEWLSPQQIRSFFGNLCLKKQKVSNMVKSEGNQENDEDLQNVISDLVAIERSQAISSVVSDLTHQ; translated from the exons ATGCTTAATTATGTAAATGAGGGTAATGACATCATCAATGCTATGCAGATGAAGTCGGCACTTGAAAGTCATGGTGGCATAAGAAACACCTACGTTTCAGTGGTAGATCTTCTAGCTGAACCTCAACCACCTCTGCTGTTTGGACAACTGAAATCCtttcaaatttcacaatttaacaATTTCAGCTTTCAAGATGATGGAATAGTGGCATATAAAGCATATGGCATTGGAGGAAAACTTATTTCAGCAGAAGACATGACTAGAATTTCAGAAAATTTGCTGTTGAAAGACAAGAACTTG ATGTTTTCTGAGGTACAACAACCAGATCCAAAGCCCGCAACATTCCAAGGAATTAAACAACAGGATCGTTTCTCTTGCATTGATCCAGACTGCATCAAAGTTTTCAGGAAAGAGAACCAACTCATACAACACCTCTCAATTGGTCAGCATATTTATGATGTACAGAAGTTGGACACACTTGAGGATAGGAGTAAAAGGCTTTGGACAGTACAATGCAATGAACTTCGACTAGATCACCAGAATTCCTCCTCCCTCACTGTGCATTGTGATCAACCATCCGAATTCCGTGAAAATTTTGGCTATGCATTAAAAAGGAGAAAAAAGACATCACGTTTTTCTGTAAAGTTAAAAAATCATCTCACTGCCCTCTTCAAAAATGGAGAACAGACTGGGAAAAAACCAAATCCACACACAGTTTCAAGGCAAATGCGATCTGAAACAGACGAAGACGGAAACAGAATATTTTCTCCAGCAGAGTGGCTCTCTCCTCAGCAGATAAGAAGCTTCTTCGGAAACTTATGTTTGAAAAAACAGAAAGTGTCCAACATGGTCAAAAGTGAGGGAAACCAAGAAAATGATGAAGACCTACAGAATGTCATAAGCGATCTAGTTGCTATTGAACGAAGCCAAGCAATATCCAGTGTTGTGTCTGACTTGACTCACCAGTAG